In one window of Notolabrus celidotus isolate fNotCel1 chromosome 17, fNotCel1.pri, whole genome shotgun sequence DNA:
- the LOC117828744 gene encoding THAP domain-containing protein 5-like isoform X1 — MHWRDHLSGDSQLPHCDTRRSWSTNLSRFPPGDKDADRLREWMVNMRRMDWRPVPSSRLCSAHFEEHAFPTDSKGKRCLKKTAIPTLFPDHQVGSSLKGVKRRILKLLSRVRPHH, encoded by the exons ATGCACTGGCGGGATCATCTCTCCGGTGACAGCCAACTCCCTCACTGCGACACTCGCCGGTCATGGTCAACCAACCTCAGCCG TTTTCCTCCAGGTGACAAAGATGCAGACAGGCTGAGGGAGTGGATGGTGAACATGAGACGGATGGACTGGAGACCTGTACCATCATCTCGTCTTTGCAGTGCTCATTTTGAAGAGCATGCCTTCCCCACGGACTCAAAG gGGAAGCGTTGCCTGAAGAAAACAGCTATCCCAACTCTGTTTCCAGATCATCAGGTGGGCTCCTCTCTGAAAGGTGTGAAACGCAGGATTTTG aaGCTCCTCTCAAGAGTCAGACCTCATCACTAA
- the LOC117828744 gene encoding THAP domain-containing protein 5-like isoform X2, with protein MVNQPQPVSSSRSHRILTALCHLLSSFPPGDKDADRLREWMVNMRRMDWRPVPSSRLCSAHFEEHAFPTDSKGKRCLKKTAIPTLFPDHQVGSSLKGVKRRILKLLSRVRPHH; from the exons ATGGTCAACCAACCTCAGCCGGTGAGTTCGTCCCGCTCGCATCGGATACTGACTGCACTTTGCCATCTCCTGTCAAG TTTTCCTCCAGGTGACAAAGATGCAGACAGGCTGAGGGAGTGGATGGTGAACATGAGACGGATGGACTGGAGACCTGTACCATCATCTCGTCTTTGCAGTGCTCATTTTGAAGAGCATGCCTTCCCCACGGACTCAAAG gGGAAGCGTTGCCTGAAGAAAACAGCTATCCCAACTCTGTTTCCAGATCATCAGGTGGGCTCCTCTCTGAAAGGTGTGAAACGCAGGATTTTG aaGCTCCTCTCAAGAGTCAGACCTCATCACTAA